From Streptosporangium album, the proteins below share one genomic window:
- a CDS encoding ISAs1 family transposase, whose translation MSVNPAMPVADLSTLIWGGAGGGSPADLANPVLGLDDCRDLLEHLSEITDPRGRRGVRHAFVSILAIAVAAVLGGARSFTAIGQWADEAPGQVLTALGVRSRRNGQLVRPCESTIRKTLNKTNDKQVMAALGSWPAARATPAMRAVDRKTNEITQAVPLLSNLDLDHLDGTVVLTAAALHTQRKLAAFVVETKGWHYLLPVAGNQPLLFTHLDALARKDVPIAHTQTGRGNGRIEKRTIQMPPAPENITFPHVAQVFLIEREVYDLEGKLTSAIAALGITSLTADQVTAAQLATLVRSHWSIETSHYVRDVSYGEGAGTIRTGTGPAVMAALRSFAIGALHLAGFPNIAAGQRWSHSDYANPLSLNPPSVIR comes from the coding sequence TTGTCCGTCAATCCTGCCATGCCTGTCGCCGATCTTTCCACCCTCATCTGGGGAGGGGCCGGAGGCGGCAGTCCGGCTGATCTCGCCAATCCGGTCCTTGGCCTCGATGACTGCCGTGACCTGCTGGAACACCTGTCGGAAATCACCGACCCGCGCGGACGCCGCGGGGTACGGCATGCGTTCGTCTCCATCCTGGCGATCGCGGTGGCAGCGGTGCTCGGCGGCGCACGCTCCTTCACCGCGATCGGCCAGTGGGCCGATGAGGCACCCGGGCAGGTGCTGACCGCCCTGGGAGTACGCTCTCGCCGCAACGGACAACTGGTGAGACCCTGCGAATCCACCATCCGCAAGACCTTGAACAAGACCAACGACAAGCAGGTCATGGCCGCACTCGGCAGTTGGCCGGCCGCCCGCGCGACGCCGGCCATGCGCGCCGTCGACCGCAAGACCAACGAAATCACCCAAGCCGTGCCGCTGCTGAGCAACCTCGACCTGGACCATCTGGACGGCACGGTCGTCTTGACCGCCGCCGCGCTCCACACCCAGCGCAAGCTCGCCGCCTTCGTCGTCGAGACCAAGGGCTGGCACTACCTGTTGCCCGTGGCCGGCAACCAGCCCCTGCTGTTCACCCACCTGGATGCCCTGGCCCGGAAAGACGTCCCGATCGCCCACACCCAGACCGGCCGCGGAAACGGCCGCATCGAAAAGCGCACCATCCAGATGCCGCCCGCACCCGAGAACATCACCTTCCCGCACGTCGCGCAGGTATTCCTGATCGAACGTGAGGTCTATGACCTGGAGGGGAAACTCACCTCGGCGATCGCCGCACTCGGCATCACCAGCCTGACCGCCGACCAGGTCACCGCAGCCCAACTCGCCACACTGGTCAGATCACACTGGTCCATCGAAACCAGTCACTACGTGCGTGACGTCTCCTACGGCGAGGGCGCCGGCACCATCCGCACCGGCACCGGACCCGCCGTCATGGCCGCACTGCGCAGCTTCGCCATCGGCGCCCTCCACCTGGCCGGCTTCCCCAACATCGCCGCAGGCCAACGCTGGTCACACAGCGACTACGCCAACCCACTCAGCCTGAATCCACCGAGCGTTATCAGGTGA
- the rfbB gene encoding dTDP-glucose 4,6-dehydratase: MRILVPGGAGFIGSHYVRSLLSGRYPGYEDVHVTVLDKLTYAGNLVNLLPVAGHSCFTFVRGDITDVRLLADVVPGHDVIVNFAAETHVDRSIDGPGEFVVTNVYGTQRLLQTALNAGVRTVVQVSTDEVYGSIAVGSWTESEPLLPNSPYSAAKAGADLLCRAYHRTHGLDVRVTRCSNNYGHYQYPEKVIPLFITNLIDGRHVPLYGDGHHVREWLHVDDHCRGIQLVLDKGSGGEIYNIGGGVELTNRELTERLLAAFGMGWEMVTQAPDRLGHDRRYSVDSSKIAAIGYESRIDFDEGLVQVVRWYRDHQDWWRPLKKTDR, translated from the coding sequence ATGAGAATCCTTGTTCCAGGTGGTGCTGGATTCATTGGTTCCCACTATGTGCGGTCACTGCTGTCCGGGAGATACCCCGGCTATGAGGACGTCCATGTGACGGTGCTGGACAAGCTCACGTATGCGGGCAACCTGGTGAATCTGCTCCCAGTGGCCGGACATTCGTGCTTCACATTCGTCAGAGGGGACATCACCGACGTCCGGTTACTGGCCGACGTGGTGCCGGGACACGACGTGATCGTGAATTTCGCCGCCGAGACACATGTCGACCGATCGATAGACGGCCCTGGGGAGTTCGTTGTCACCAACGTTTACGGCACGCAACGCCTCTTGCAGACGGCGCTCAATGCCGGCGTGCGTACAGTCGTTCAGGTCTCCACGGACGAGGTATACGGATCCATCGCCGTAGGATCCTGGACAGAGTCGGAGCCCTTGCTGCCCAACTCGCCCTACTCGGCTGCGAAGGCGGGAGCCGATCTTCTCTGCCGCGCCTATCACCGAACCCATGGGCTCGATGTACGGGTGACCCGCTGTTCCAACAACTACGGCCATTATCAGTACCCGGAGAAGGTTATCCCGCTCTTCATAACGAACCTCATCGACGGACGTCACGTGCCCTTGTACGGCGACGGCCATCATGTCCGCGAATGGCTGCACGTCGATGATCACTGCCGAGGCATTCAGCTCGTGTTGGACAAGGGCTCTGGCGGTGAGATCTATAACATCGGCGGTGGGGTCGAACTGACCAACCGGGAACTCACGGAACGACTGCTCGCAGCCTTCGGCATGGGCTGGGAGATGGTCACACAGGCGCCGGACAGGCTCGGACACGACCGGCGTTACTCCGTGGACAGCAGCAAGATCGCGGCGATCGGCTACGAATCCCGTATTGACTTCGATGAGGGACTTGTCCAAGTCGTGCGATGGTACCGCGATCACCAGGACTGGTGGCGTCCACTAAAAAAAACCGATCGATAA
- a CDS encoding GNAT family N-acetyltransferase, with product MEVRLRPVREEDLDVFETERATPELRGELQWYGHRSSHGLRQEFAENGFLGADSGRLTIDVDGDTAGWVVWWMTAWGPDSTCWCWAMGICVFSGFRRKGIGTLAQRQLVDYLFAHTRAERIQSFTDIANYGEQRALEKIGFEREGILRRAQWRDGDWHDQILYSVLRP from the coding sequence ATGGAGGTCAGATTGAGGCCGGTCCGCGAGGAGGACCTGGACGTCTTCGAGACGGAACGGGCTACCCCTGAACTCAGAGGCGAGCTTCAGTGGTACGGACATCGCTCTTCTCACGGGCTTCGCCAAGAGTTCGCCGAGAACGGATTCCTCGGCGCCGACTCCGGCCGCCTCACCATCGACGTCGACGGTGACACAGCCGGATGGGTGGTGTGGTGGATGACCGCCTGGGGACCGGATTCTACGTGTTGGTGCTGGGCGATGGGCATCTGCGTCTTCTCCGGCTTCCGCCGCAAGGGCATCGGAACACTCGCTCAGCGCCAGCTCGTGGACTACCTGTTCGCCCACACCCGAGCTGAACGCATCCAGTCCTTCACGGACATCGCCAACTATGGCGAGCAACGCGCTCTAGAGAAGATCGGGTTCGAACGCGAGGGGATCCTGCGCCGCGCCCAATGGCGGGACGGTGACTGGCACGACCAGATCCTCTACTCGGTGCTGCGCCCATAA
- a CDS encoding glucose-1-phosphate thymidylyltransferase — protein sequence MKALVLAGGKGTRLRPLTHTSAKQLVPVANKPVLYYGLEAIRDSGISSVGIIVGDTACEVREAVGDGSKFGLDVTYIPQEAPLGLAHCVLIAREFLADEPFVMYLGDNFLVGGITDLVDAFREADNDAQILLTRVAEPQFYGVAELGPDGDIIGLEEKPEYPRSDLAIVGVYTFSPAIHEAVRAITPSARGELEITDAIKWLIDNGGRVRSHFVSGYWRDTGRLQDMLECNRIVLEAIQPDVRGTVDGFSEITGRVVIELGAVVENSVIRGPAIVGAHSKINGSYIGPYTSIAEGCVLEDAEVQYSIVLGESTIRGVSGLTYSLIGRNVEVSQASGVPNTHQLMVGDHSRIQVRA from the coding sequence ATGAAGGCACTCGTTCTAGCGGGCGGCAAGGGGACGAGGCTGCGCCCGCTGACCCATACCTCAGCGAAGCAACTGGTCCCCGTCGCCAACAAGCCGGTGCTCTACTACGGACTTGAAGCGATACGGGACTCGGGCATCAGCAGCGTCGGGATCATTGTCGGCGACACGGCTTGCGAGGTCAGGGAAGCGGTCGGGGATGGCTCGAAGTTCGGCCTCGACGTGACTTACATTCCCCAGGAGGCTCCTCTTGGGCTTGCGCATTGTGTCCTGATCGCCCGAGAGTTCCTCGCCGATGAGCCGTTCGTGATGTACTTGGGCGACAACTTTCTGGTGGGTGGCATCACCGATCTGGTGGATGCCTTCCGTGAGGCTGACAATGATGCCCAGATCCTGCTCACCAGAGTTGCCGAGCCACAATTCTACGGAGTCGCCGAACTCGGGCCGGACGGCGATATTATTGGTCTGGAGGAGAAGCCGGAATACCCGCGTAGCGATCTCGCGATCGTAGGGGTATACACATTCTCTCCGGCCATCCATGAGGCGGTCAGGGCGATCACACCTTCCGCCCGCGGCGAGTTGGAGATAACGGACGCCATCAAATGGCTAATCGACAACGGTGGTCGTGTCCGTTCGCACTTCGTTAGCGGCTACTGGAGAGATACCGGGCGTCTGCAGGACATGCTGGAGTGCAATCGCATCGTCCTGGAGGCAATCCAACCAGACGTCCGGGGAACCGTGGACGGGTTCTCGGAGATAACGGGGCGCGTTGTCATCGAACTCGGGGCGGTGGTAGAGAACTCGGTGATCCGAGGGCCTGCGATTGTCGGCGCCCACAGTAAGATCAACGGTTCGTACATCGGCCCCTATACCTCGATCGCCGAAGGCTGCGTGCTGGAGGACGCCGAGGTGCAATACAGCATAGTTCTGGGAGAATCCACCATCAGAGGCGTATCAGGGCTTACGTACTCCCTGATCGGCCGAAACGTTGAGGTCAGCCAGGCCAGCGGAGTGCCGAACACACATCAGCTCATGGTCGGCGACCACAGCAGGATTCAGGTGCGGGCATGA
- a CDS encoding transposase produces MVRQSRRCWRWRARPTATRAGNTLIGHRLFLPGAWAADEERRELSGVPEEVMFATKPQLACEMPTHARERGVLRA; encoded by the coding sequence CTGGTACGGCAATCGAGGCGATGCTGGCGGTGGAGGGCACGGCCAACTGCCACCCGGGCCGGGAACACCCTGATCGGCCACCGGCTCTTCCTGCCCGGAGCGTGGGCCGCCGATGAGGAGCGTCGTGAGCTGAGCGGGGTTCCCGAGGAGGTGATGTTCGCCACCAAGCCGCAGTTGGCATGCGAGATGCCCACCCATGCGCGCGAGCGTGGCGTCCTCCGCGCGTAG
- a CDS encoding IS1380 family transposase encodes MRLSHAPAHTHAIFDDQHTVAYAGLLPVMRLAERCDLAGLAQEHVTIADRLGVNAPLKIGSIVAGMIAGADSIDDLDVLRHGGMDKLFAGIRAPSTLGSFLRCLTWGNVRQIGKVGRRLLARLAAHTPLLPGVDVLAFLDLDSMQKRIYGPTKQGAGFGHTKIQGKSLRVRGLNVLASALSTPLAAPVITASRLRGGTANSARGADTFVTESINTAREAGATGILLCRGDAAYYSAKVIGACRRADVRFSFTAKMDPKIKAAIAAIPQGAWTPISYPNAILDEESGQWISDAEVAETRYTAFTSKKGQAVTARLIVRRVKRLGEQTDPGHHPCYRYHAVFTDTPYELIQAEGQHRDHAIIEQIFADLISGPLAHLPSGNFAANAAWLALATISHNLLRAAGCLSGARCARARGATLRRHLIAVPARLARHGRGHITLHLPGHWPWQPAWMNLFDALRSPPLARAA; translated from the coding sequence GTGCGATTGTCTCACGCTCCCGCCCACACCCATGCGATCTTCGATGACCAGCACACGGTCGCCTACGCAGGCCTGCTGCCGGTGATGCGCCTGGCCGAGCGCTGTGACCTGGCCGGTCTGGCTCAGGAGCACGTGACCATCGCCGACCGACTCGGGGTGAATGCCCCGCTGAAAATCGGCTCGATCGTGGCCGGGATGATCGCCGGGGCCGACAGCATCGATGATCTGGACGTGCTGCGCCACGGCGGGATGGATAAGTTGTTTGCCGGGATCCGCGCCCCCTCCACGCTCGGGTCGTTTCTGCGCTGTCTGACGTGGGGCAACGTGCGGCAGATCGGGAAGGTCGGCCGCCGCCTGCTGGCCCGTCTGGCCGCGCACACACCGCTGCTGCCCGGCGTGGACGTGCTGGCGTTCCTCGATCTGGACTCGATGCAAAAACGGATTTACGGGCCGACCAAACAGGGCGCCGGGTTCGGGCACACCAAGATTCAAGGCAAGAGCCTGCGGGTCCGCGGTCTCAACGTGCTCGCCTCGGCCCTGTCCACCCCACTGGCCGCCCCGGTCATCACCGCCAGTCGGTTGCGCGGCGGCACCGCCAACTCCGCCCGCGGCGCAGACACCTTCGTGACCGAGTCGATCAATACGGCCCGGGAGGCCGGAGCCACCGGCATCCTGCTCTGCCGAGGCGATGCGGCCTACTACAGCGCCAAGGTCATCGGCGCCTGCCGGCGAGCCGATGTCCGGTTCTCCTTCACCGCGAAGATGGACCCCAAAATCAAGGCGGCGATCGCCGCGATCCCCCAGGGCGCCTGGACCCCGATCAGCTACCCCAACGCCATCTTGGACGAGGAATCCGGGCAGTGGATCTCCGATGCCGAGGTCGCCGAGACCCGCTACACCGCGTTCACCTCCAAGAAGGGGCAGGCCGTAACCGCCCGCCTGATCGTGCGCCGGGTCAAACGACTGGGTGAGCAGACCGACCCCGGCCACCACCCGTGCTATCGCTACCACGCCGTGTTCACCGACACTCCGTATGAGCTGATCCAGGCCGAAGGACAGCATCGTGATCACGCGATCATCGAGCAGATCTTCGCCGATCTGATCTCCGGGCCGCTGGCTCACCTGCCCTCCGGTAATTTCGCGGCCAACGCCGCCTGGCTGGCACTGGCCACGATCAGCCACAACCTGCTCCGCGCCGCCGGTTGCCTGTCCGGAGCCCGCTGCGCACGAGCACGTGGAGCCACTCTGCGCCGCCACCTCATCGCCGTACCCGCCCGCCTCGCCCGGCACGGGCGCGGCCATATCACCCTCCACCTGCCCGGCCACTGGCCCTGGCAGCCCGCCTGGATGAACCTCTTCGACGCGCTTCGCTCGCCACCGCTCGCCCGAGCCGCTTGA
- a CDS encoding class I SAM-dependent methyltransferase — translation MNASGWSAADLKEKTVLECGSGAGRFTEVLCETSAEVTSVDISSAVHANAASNGHFPNLRIVQASIYELPFPEESFDFLFCCGVIQHTPDVEKTFKTLFRYLRPGGRFCIDVYAAIIAYTHPRQLLRPIAKHVPPAKLYALVEKTVPRLLPLSMRLGAVPGVGQCLARLVPVANHGYLGLTDKEIARNWSVLDTFDWLSPRHEKPQPRRRLERWTRELALREVSIERHRGLYVIRGIK, via the coding sequence ATGAACGCGAGCGGCTGGTCGGCCGCCGATCTGAAGGAAAAGACCGTGCTCGAATGCGGCAGCGGCGCGGGGCGGTTCACTGAAGTACTGTGCGAAACCAGCGCCGAGGTGACGTCGGTCGACATCTCAAGCGCCGTGCACGCCAACGCCGCCTCGAACGGCCACTTTCCCAATCTGAGGATTGTTCAGGCCAGTATCTACGAATTGCCGTTTCCAGAGGAGTCGTTCGACTTCTTGTTCTGTTGCGGAGTGATCCAGCACACGCCGGATGTCGAAAAGACATTCAAGACCCTGTTCCGTTACCTACGGCCCGGAGGCCGGTTCTGCATCGACGTGTACGCGGCGATCATCGCCTACACGCATCCTCGGCAGTTGCTGCGCCCGATCGCCAAACACGTGCCTCCCGCCAAGCTCTACGCTCTCGTGGAGAAGACTGTGCCGAGGCTGCTCCCCCTGTCCATGAGGCTCGGCGCCGTTCCAGGGGTGGGACAGTGTCTGGCGCGTCTGGTTCCGGTGGCGAATCACGGCTATTTGGGTTTGACGGACAAGGAAATCGCCCGGAACTGGTCGGTGCTGGACACCTTCGACTGGCTCTCGCCACGGCACGAGAAGCCGCAGCCTCGGCGACGCCTCGAGCGATGGACGCGAGAACTGGCCTTGCGTGAGGTTTCCATCGAGCGTCACCGCGGGTTGTACGTGATCCGCGGTATCAAATAA
- a CDS encoding GtrA family protein, which produces MVEVESRAAGDKDSRSRWRALLSIFGDRRIIYLLAGVMTAAVYYALLGLGLFVTKDRVPYLFLLAACQFVTSVIVYPWYRLVVFRVSGESWITGYLRFYAVGLSFLAASVIGVPILVEFAGIPIMVAQGLIIAASPPLSYVTHRAWTFSDRGKV; this is translated from the coding sequence ATGGTTGAAGTCGAAAGTCGAGCCGCCGGCGACAAGGATTCACGTTCCAGGTGGCGAGCTCTGCTCTCGATATTTGGGGACCGGCGCATCATATATCTACTGGCCGGCGTCATGACGGCTGCGGTCTATTACGCTCTCCTGGGCCTGGGATTGTTTGTCACCAAAGATCGGGTTCCTTATCTTTTTCTGCTCGCGGCCTGCCAGTTCGTCACCTCGGTAATCGTGTACCCCTGGTACAGGCTGGTGGTTTTCCGTGTTTCCGGGGAATCGTGGATTACGGGTTATCTGCGGTTCTATGCAGTCGGATTAAGCTTCTTGGCGGCGTCCGTTATCGGTGTTCCGATTCTGGTGGAATTTGCCGGTATTCCGATTATGGTGGCACAGGGTCTGATAATAGCCGCGAGTCCTCCGCTAAGCTATGTCACGCATCGAGCATGGACGTTTTCCGATCGCGGAAAAGTCTAG
- a CDS encoding glycosyltransferase has protein sequence MISKLKGRSRRLTGAHELRVFYMIGTMGIGGAESQVVLRAKELRARGVDSRVLLLFDGGPFEAVLQDAGVPVVHLRFRTISTVGWWQALFCGIAAFCRLVRLLRQARPHVLHAHLFHSYAIGVPAGRLAGVPLVVAGRHTPLMIIGWGRLTSLVDKAANHLADHIIPVSQSIADELASRFHVRHKISVIRNGLPPVAFLPQSPASLETKSPVVVCVSRLHSLKGHCYLLDATALLERRGLRCTVVLIGDGPERGNLEKQAERLGIDVRFLGFRTDVGAWLARADIMAHPTLAEALGNCIMEAMAAGLPTVSTNVGGVPELLGENRGLLVPPADVTALADAIQRLLTDHVLAKQLSASARAWAVDNLTSEKLVNRYLSTYSRLMHQKFTTDLNIPIGHRTQG, from the coding sequence ATGATCAGCAAACTTAAGGGGCGAAGTCGCCGTCTGACGGGTGCGCACGAGCTGCGTGTCTTCTACATGATCGGCACTATGGGCATAGGTGGCGCAGAAAGCCAGGTTGTACTGCGCGCCAAGGAACTACGCGCCCGTGGCGTTGACAGCCGCGTGCTGCTGCTCTTCGACGGCGGCCCCTTCGAAGCAGTTCTCCAGGATGCTGGAGTTCCCGTCGTACATCTGCGCTTCCGGACTATCAGCACCGTGGGCTGGTGGCAAGCGCTCTTCTGCGGTATCGCGGCGTTCTGCCGTCTCGTACGCCTCCTACGCCAGGCCCGGCCTCACGTGCTTCATGCTCACCTATTCCACTCTTATGCCATTGGTGTGCCGGCAGGCAGGTTAGCCGGCGTCCCTCTGGTGGTGGCGGGACGTCACACACCACTTATGATCATCGGTTGGGGCCGTCTGACTTCGCTCGTAGACAAGGCCGCCAACCATTTGGCCGATCACATCATTCCGGTTAGCCAGAGCATCGCGGACGAGCTCGCGAGCCGCTTCCATGTCCGCCACAAAATCAGTGTGATCCGCAACGGCCTCCCGCCCGTGGCGTTTCTTCCACAGAGCCCGGCCTCTCTGGAAACGAAGTCCCCCGTCGTGGTCTGTGTGAGTAGACTTCACTCTCTCAAGGGCCACTGCTACTTGCTCGACGCCACGGCGCTCCTCGAGCGCCGCGGACTGAGATGTACCGTTGTTCTGATTGGAGACGGACCAGAACGCGGCAATCTGGAGAAGCAAGCGGAGAGGCTCGGAATCGACGTTCGTTTTCTTGGTTTCCGAACCGACGTGGGCGCATGGCTGGCCCGCGCCGACATCATGGCCCATCCGACGCTGGCAGAGGCCCTTGGGAACTGCATCATGGAGGCGATGGCCGCCGGGCTCCCCACGGTGTCGACAAACGTTGGTGGTGTACCTGAGCTTCTCGGAGAGAACCGTGGGCTACTCGTGCCCCCAGCCGACGTCACCGCTCTGGCTGACGCGATCCAGCGACTGCTCACCGACCACGTGCTCGCAAAACAACTGAGCGCTTCGGCACGGGCGTGGGCGGTGGACAACCTCACAAGCGAGAAGCTCGTCAATCGGTACCTGAGCACCTACTCACGCCTCATGCACCAGAAGTTCACGACAGATCTGAACATACCGATCGGTCACCGTACCCAAGGCTAG
- the rffA gene encoding dTDP-4-amino-4,6-dideoxygalactose transaminase translates to MIPFNRTHISENELDYLTEAVRRGFTCGDGPFTRRAGGLLREMTGVDYVLLTTSCTHALEMSAILLDLKPGDEVIMPSFAFMSTANAFALRGVVPVFVDCRPDTLNLDERLLEAAITDRTRAVVVVHYAGVACEMEAIGKLCERYELALVEDNAHGLGGFYRGRPLGSFGCLATQSFHATKNVQCGEGGALLLNDAGLVARAEVIREKGTDRGQFFRGMVDKYRWVDIGSSYLPSDVLAAQLTAQLESFGTIQIRRHAVWRRYHDELAGWGTVNGVVQPTIPDGCAHPAHLYYLLLPDLANRQALIAHLSKMDVQAAFHYQPLHVAPAGVRYGRAAPGGCPVTEEVADRLVRLPLFADLAEADVDRVVNAVQTYEVG, encoded by the coding sequence ATGATTCCTTTCAATCGGACACATATTTCGGAGAACGAACTCGACTACCTGACGGAGGCCGTGCGCCGGGGATTCACCTGTGGGGACGGGCCGTTCACCCGGAGGGCTGGCGGGCTTCTGCGCGAGATGACCGGCGTCGACTATGTCCTGCTGACCACTTCCTGCACGCATGCACTGGAGATGTCGGCGATTCTGCTCGACCTCAAGCCCGGAGATGAGGTGATCATGCCCTCGTTCGCCTTCATGTCGACGGCCAACGCCTTTGCCCTGCGGGGGGTGGTCCCTGTATTCGTCGACTGCCGCCCGGACACCCTGAATCTGGATGAGCGACTTCTGGAAGCCGCCATCACCGATCGCACGCGGGCTGTCGTGGTCGTCCACTACGCAGGTGTCGCCTGCGAGATGGAGGCCATTGGCAAGCTGTGCGAGCGGTACGAGCTCGCCCTCGTTGAGGACAACGCCCACGGCCTCGGCGGCTTCTATCGGGGTCGGCCACTCGGGTCGTTCGGTTGCCTGGCGACGCAGAGCTTCCACGCGACGAAGAATGTGCAGTGCGGAGAGGGCGGCGCGTTGCTCCTGAACGACGCCGGCCTGGTGGCGCGCGCCGAGGTCATCCGTGAGAAGGGCACTGATCGCGGCCAGTTCTTCCGTGGCATGGTGGACAAGTACAGATGGGTTGACATCGGATCAAGCTACCTTCCGTCCGATGTTCTCGCCGCCCAGCTAACCGCCCAACTGGAGTCGTTCGGCACGATCCAGATCCGGCGTCATGCCGTATGGCGCAGATATCACGATGAACTGGCGGGCTGGGGTACGGTGAACGGGGTGGTCCAGCCGACGATCCCGGATGGCTGCGCCCATCCGGCGCATCTGTACTACCTTCTGCTTCCGGATCTGGCGAACCGGCAGGCATTGATCGCCCACCTTTCGAAGATGGATGTGCAAGCGGCGTTCCACTACCAACCGCTGCACGTCGCGCCCGCGGGGGTGCGATACGGTCGGGCGGCCCCAGGAGGGTGTCCGGTTACCGAGGAGGTCGCCGACCGCCTTGTACGGCTGCCGCTGTTCGCTGATCTGGCCGAGGCCGATGTCGACCGAGTAGTCAACGCCGTCCAGACCTACGAGGTGGGCTGA
- a CDS encoding HARBI1 family protein encodes MPREVVLFLAGLLRAERVRRRTRAGTRALGEFKQAVLIIRWLVDGARIARPAADNAISHATCDRYVEEGVTVLKAQAPTLQEALTAAKAAGYTHLHLDGTLIETDRCRALGPNGADLWWSGEHKQHGGNIQVLSSPGGDPLWTSEVRPGREHDLTCARLHGLLDPLAKAAEDGLITLADLGYVDAGMGFRLPYKRSRGGTLTDDQIQYNKVHGALRALAERANAQLKMRFKALRNVSKCPWKIGGIVAAALVLFHREQAHKQLSPSVNAGC; translated from the coding sequence ATGCCGCGCGAGGTTGTGCTGTTTCTGGCCGGGCTGTTGCGCGCCGAGCGGGTACGGCGCCGCACCCGCGCGGGCACTCGGGCGCTGGGCGAGTTCAAGCAGGCCGTTCTGATCATCCGCTGGCTGGTGGACGGCGCTCGGATCGCCCGGCCGGCCGCCGATAACGCCATCTCGCACGCGACCTGTGATCGGTACGTCGAAGAAGGGGTCACCGTATTGAAGGCCCAGGCGCCGACGCTACAGGAGGCGCTCACGGCGGCGAAGGCCGCCGGCTACACCCACCTGCATCTGGATGGCACGCTGATCGAAACCGACCGCTGCCGCGCCCTGGGCCCGAACGGCGCCGACCTGTGGTGGAGTGGAGAACACAAGCAGCACGGCGGCAACATTCAGGTCCTGTCCAGCCCCGGCGGCGACCCGCTGTGGACTTCTGAGGTACGGCCCGGCCGTGAACACGATCTCACCTGTGCCCGCCTGCACGGCCTCCTCGACCCGCTGGCCAAGGCCGCCGAGGACGGGCTGATCACGTTGGCCGACCTCGGCTACGTCGATGCGGGTATGGGGTTTCGCCTGCCGTACAAGAGGTCTCGGGGTGGCACACTCACCGACGATCAGATCCAGTACAACAAGGTCCACGGTGCGCTCCGAGCCCTCGCCGAACGAGCGAACGCCCAGCTCAAGATGCGGTTCAAGGCACTGCGGAACGTCAGCAAGTGCCCTTGGAAGATCGGCGGTATCGTCGCCGCGGCGCTCGTCCTCTTCCACCGGGAGCAAGCTCACAAGCAGCTGTCACCCAGCGTGAACGCCGGTTGCTGA